The following DNA comes from Lemur catta isolate mLemCat1 chromosome 19, mLemCat1.pri, whole genome shotgun sequence.
CAGTGAAAAGTActcagtggttgcctagggatCAGGGGAAGGAGAGCTTTAAAAGGGCTGAGAGAGGGGTTATGAAGGGGCATGAGGTTAACTTTGGGGGTGATATATGTGTTCAACATCATTGCTAGGGTGATGGTTTTGTAGGTATATACAAACAAGACATCAAGACTTACCAAATGGTACACTTTATGTGCAATATTGATTATACCTTAAATAACctataaaaaattattccatttaaaaatctgtgtctTCCACTTCTGTTGGAAAACTAGGTAACTGGACATCACTAGCAACTCTACCGCCTCATTCCAAATGCCTTGGGATGACCACCTTTTCCATAGTAGCAAGAAAAACTGGCAAGCAGTGAAGGTCATTTCCAACAGTCACCAGGAATTCTGGCTGTTCACAAAAGCTACATCCTTGGACCACAGTATCTCTTTACTCTCAGGGTTATTGCCTGTGTGGCAAAGACATTAGGTAGAGAACTTTGGGTGGCACAGTAGTCTAAGAAAACTGCATCCTTTGCTACACCAGTGACCTTGGACATAAGAGTGACACAGCCCTGGAAATCTTGAGAATTTCTGTACATTGGATTCCATACAGCCAGTGACCAAAATGCTTGTGAATGTGTTTTTACAATGGGCACCTCCCCTCTAGTTTGCTGCAGTCTCTCCCAATCCCAATTATTCATACCCAGTGTTTCCCTATCAAGTTAGTTTCCCTCCTGGATGCACTAGGTTTTACCCTCAGTGGTGACCTGTGTACCAGATTCTGACCTTCAAGGAATAGTCACTCAGCAGGTCCTGAGGAACAGCTTTCCCTCAACAGTGTTAGGAATATAGGACATGTACTGGAAACAAGACACCCAATCCATGCTGCTTCCAAATGCACTGTCGGTTGTCACAACAGCTGCACCCTTAAGGTGATGTGTGGGCCCTCAAATAACTGAAATCCAGACAAATGAAGCCCACAAAGATCTGAATTCTTACTTAATAAGCTCTTGTCAGCAATGGAATTTAACACCAAAACTGGACTGAGAACTGTTCTCCACCAACCCACTGTCCCATTTGAGGCACATAAATTTGGATGCCCCCACAAAGGCTGTTTTGTTTACCAATTCAGTTTGGCAGAGCCTGGTTTCAATCCACTCCGGACAGTGAAAAGAACCCTCAAGATTAAAGGTGGCTTAAACTATAAGTCCTTTATTATCACAAACAGAGCAACAGGAGGGAAGTACTTTCCCAGGCTGGGTGACATGAAGGCTGGAAAAATTCATCACAAGTATCACATGAGACCAACAATGTCCATAAAGTAAACCTTCTCTGTAAGCTACCAGCAGAATACAGCTCAGATCCCCTTGGCTAAAGATGGGTCATGTCCACATCTATACTAGACAGAGAGAAGGGCATGAAGACCCCTGGTAAATTCAAGAGTCTCATGATTCTCTCCAGGGACTGGAGAGAGAACAAAGTCCTGCCTTCCATCAGGATGTTAGGGTGACTAAGCTGGTAGAATTACAATGGTTTCAGCCATAGACATTGACAGTGACATAACTAGGGCAAAGAACCTGAGACAGCCAGAAAGTGCAACACAGTCCCTGGAAGCTTCCTATGTACCTATCACTCAAAAGGTATCTCCCTCATGTGAATGTTCAGATATCTGAGGTTCAACATCTTACTGATGAGTCTTGTGTTGAAAGTACTCCTACAGCCTGCCTGCAGTATGAACTTTCTGGTGTCGATTGAGGTGGGAGCTTAAGCTgtaggctttcccacattcactgcactcatatggcctttctccagtgtgaactttTTGGTGACGAACAAGGTGGGAAGTTCTGATGAAGTCTTTCCCACATTTGCTGCACACAAAAGGCCTTTCACCAGTGTGAACCCTCTGGTGTGCAATAAAGTCAGAACTTCGACTAAAGAATTTCCCACATTCAGTGCATTCAAAAGGCTTTGTCtcagtgtgaattctctggtgtTTAATAAGGGTGTATTTGTGGCCAAAGGATTTCCCACAATCACTGCAGTCATAAGGATTTTCTCCAGTGTGAATGCTCTCATGCTGAACCAGAGTGGATTTGTGTCTGAAGACTTTCCCACAATCACTGCACTTATAAGGCCTTGCTCCATTGTGAACTCTCTGGTGTACAATTAGGTTGGAGTGATGGCTAAAGTATTTGCCACACTCACTGCATTTGTAAGGCATTTCTCCAGTGTGGACTCTCTTGTGCTGAGTAAGGTTGTCTTTTCGACTGAAGGTttttccacattcactgcactcataaggcctttctccagtaTGGATTCTCTGGTGTTGGACAAGTGTAGCTTTGCggctgaaggctttcccacattcgcTACACTCATAAGGTTTTTCTCCACTATGGATTCTCTGGTGTTGGACAAGTGTGTCTTTGCGgctgaaagctttcccacattcactgcacttGTAATGCATTTGTCCAATGTGAAAGTCCTCCCCACTCTCAGTGCTCCTGGGTGTCTTCCTCTTGCTACGAGAAGTTTTTTGCTGATGACTACCCACACTATCAAGGAATTTCTTCTGGTCCTTTTCACACATAAAGGGCTTCTCTGACATGTGAGGTTCTTCACAAACTGTGCCATTCTTCACAAATGAAGCCTTGCCTTCATCCCTTCTTAAGGGTTTCTCTACACTGTAATGCTGCTGGCCCACATTTGCACTGAACCAGAGTTGTCTCCCACATGCCCCACATGTGTGAGGTTTCAGTCCATAGTGTGTTCCATGGTGTTCATCCAGATGCAAAATATCTTTCAAGATGGGGCCACATATGCCACAAGAGTGAGGCATCTGGGTGGACGAACCTGCCTCAGAAGTACTAACATGTGATGCTCCAGAAATGCTCTGCTGAGAAGGTGCCTCTTCATCCTCCACCCCACGCCAACAACCTAAAGGCAGAAAATACTGTTGATGTACTTGGGTGAGAGGAGGCAACCCCATCATAAATGTGTGTCTAGTACACTCAGGATCGAGTTCATGGGTTGTTGACAGAACACAAATAGGATGGGGTTGAAGAAAGGATTTCTGTACAGTACTGGGATCTAAGGAACACAGAATCAAGAAACCCAGAGGGACAAAGACACAAGAATGGGGTGTAGTGCAAGGAGAAGAGGCAGGCATGATCTCCAACTTAATCCTCTGCAAATGACTTTTAACAGGGCCTTGGCTGGCTGGTGACAGGTGAGTGCTGTCAGGTGTGTGTCCAGGTCCAGGAAAATCTGACTAAAAATGAGTAACTCGTGTTCAGGAACTGTTTAAGGATATGTGTACATCTTATAACACATTAATCCAATATTGGAAAGCACTTCAGAGGGAGCAGTAGAGAGCCCTTCTAGTAGAGAGTGGGGGAGGTCAGCCCTGGGTTGGAAGTCAGAATAGAAATGACAAGAGTGTCCAGAATGGggaggaaaagacagaaataagttATGACCTATGGCCTTGACACCAAACAGTGGTGGCACAGGACAGGTTACTGGAACTATGTGAACATATATGATCCTGAGATCACACCATGCCCAAGCTCCCACTC
Coding sequences within:
- the ZNF134 gene encoding zinc finger protein 134, with the protein product MTLATGGGAWTGPGCWRGVEDEEAPSQQSISGASHVSTSEAGSSTQMPHSCGICGPILKDILHLDEHHGTHYGLKPHTCGACGRQLWFSANVGQQHYSVEKPLRRDEGKASFVKNGTVCEEPHMSEKPFMCEKDQKKFLDSVGSHQQKTSRSKRKTPRSTESGEDFHIGQMHYKCSECGKAFSRKDTLVQHQRIHSGEKPYECSECGKAFSRKATLVQHQRIHTGERPYECSECGKTFSRKDNLTQHKRVHTGEMPYKCSECGKYFSHHSNLIVHQRVHNGARPYKCSDCGKVFRHKSTLVQHESIHTGENPYDCSDCGKSFGHKYTLIKHQRIHTETKPFECTECGKFFSRSSDFIAHQRVHTGERPFVCSKCGKDFIRTSHLVRHQKVHTGERPYECSECGKAYSLSSHLNRHQKVHTAGRL